A region of Methanomicrobium sp. W14 DNA encodes the following proteins:
- a CDS encoding 50S ribosomal protein L22 yields the protein MARTNYSLKMDGDKFARAKANELPCSPKHSIEIAKFIRGKNTKKAIAYLEDVVAVKKAIPFKTFNMDVAHKRGLDKWDAGRYPVKASAEFIRLLKSVEKNAEYIGLDTEKLEILSVSANRGRRTRGVFPRAMGRATPKFAESVNVEIIVKEVE from the coding sequence ATGGCAAGGACAAACTATTCACTTAAGATGGACGGGGACAAATTCGCCCGTGCAAAAGCAAACGAACTTCCATGCTCACCTAAGCACTCAATTGAGATTGCAAAGTTCATACGCGGCAAGAATACAAAGAAGGCAATTGCCTATCTTGAGGATGTTGTTGCAGTTAAAAAAGCAATTCCTTTCAAGACATTCAATATGGATGTAGCGCACAAGCGCGGACTTGACAAGTGGGATGCAGGAAGATACCCTGTAAAGGCATCGGCGGAATTTATCAGACTTTTAAAATCCGTTGAAAAAAATGCCGAGTACATCGGACTTGACACCGAAAAACTTGAGATACTCTCGGTTTCGGCAAACAGGGGCAGAAGAACACGCGGTGTTTTCCCTCGTGCAATGGGAAGGGCGACACCAAAATTCGCTGAATCTGTGAATGTTGAAATTATAGTTAAAGAGGTGGAGTAA
- a CDS encoding 30S ribosomal protein S19: MAKKQQKRLPRRKEEFTYHGYKIEELQQMSLSELLPIMPSRARRKFNRGLSEGHEKLLAEFRNGSERIRTHQRDMVILPEMVGKSVEIHNGKDFVKVEIQPEAVFMYLGEFALTRKRVTHGSAGIGATRSSKFVPLK; the protein is encoded by the coding sequence ATGGCAAAAAAACAGCAGAAAAGGTTGCCGAGGCGAAAAGAAGAGTTCACCTATCACGGCTACAAGATTGAGGAACTTCAGCAGATGAGCCTGAGTGAACTTCTCCCAATTATGCCGTCCAGAGCTCGCCGCAAATTCAACCGCGGTCTCTCTGAAGGACACGAGAAGCTTCTGGCTGAGTTCCGAAATGGCAGCGAACGTATCAGGACACACCAGCGTGATATGGTGATACTGCCTGAAATGGTTGGAAAAAGCGTTGAGATACACAACGGAAAGGACTTTGTGAAGGTCGAAATACAGCCTGAAGCGGTATTTATGTACCTCGGTGAGTTTGCACTGACAAGAAAGCGTGTCACACACGGAAGTGCAGGTATTGGTGCAACAAGGTCAAGTAAATTCGTTCCGCTGAAGTGA
- a CDS encoding 50S ribosomal protein L23 — translation MIIKYPYVSEKASRDLEFDGKLQFIVDRKSSKELVAKEIERMFDKKVVSVKTLMTMKGHKKAIVSFADEKDGEEILSRLGVL, via the coding sequence ATGATTATAAAATACCCTTATGTCTCTGAAAAAGCTTCAAGGGATCTTGAATTTGACGGAAAACTCCAGTTTATCGTCGACCGCAAGTCCTCAAAGGAACTTGTCGCAAAAGAAATAGAAAGGATGTTTGACAAAAAGGTAGTCTCTGTAAAGACCCTTATGACGATGAAAGGGCACAAGAAGGCAATAGTTTCTTTTGCAGACGAAAAGGACGGAGAAGAAATTCTCAGCAGACTTGGAGTATTATAA
- a CDS encoding 50S ribosomal protein L2 produces the protein MGKRIISQNRGRGGPTYRAPSHLYKASLKHPGHVAETIHGVIIDIEHDPARHAPIAKVELDSGKKIYMLITEGMGVGEKVAWGPEAEVKNGNTLRMADIPVGAYVCNVEARPNDGGKFIRASGVLSQIIGKSDDGRVGLKMPSGKHKWFNGDCRATVGIVAGGGRSEKPFVKAGKKYHKMKTQATKWPRVKGVCMNVIDHPFGGGGHQHCGRPKTVSRGTSPGRKVGSIAARQTGRK, from the coding sequence ATGGGAAAACGTATTATATCACAAAACCGCGGACGCGGAGGACCTACATACCGTGCACCTTCGCACCTTTACAAGGCTTCGCTCAAACATCCCGGACATGTAGCCGAGACTATTCACGGTGTCATTATTGACATAGAGCATGACCCTGCAAGGCACGCACCTATCGCAAAAGTTGAGCTTGATTCCGGAAAGAAAATCTACATGCTTATAACAGAGGGCATGGGAGTCGGTGAAAAGGTTGCATGGGGTCCTGAAGCAGAGGTTAAAAACGGCAACACTCTCAGGATGGCAGACATCCCTGTCGGTGCATATGTCTGCAATGTCGAGGCAAGACCTAACGACGGCGGAAAATTCATCCGTGCATCAGGGGTTTTATCCCAGATTATAGGCAAGTCTGACGATGGCCGTGTAGGTCTTAAGATGCCGAGCGGAAAGCACAAGTGGTTCAACGGGGACTGCCGTGCAACTGTAGGCATTGTCGCAGGCGGCGGAAGAAGCGAAAAACCGTTTGTAAAGGCCGGTAAGAAATACCACAAGATGAAGACGCAGGCTACGAAGTGGCCTCGTGTGAAAGGAGTATGCATGAACGTTATCGACCACCCGTTCGGTGGCGGTGGACACCAGCACTGCGGACGTCCAAAGACAGTATCCCGCGGTACATCACCGGGCAGAAAGGTAGGATCGATTGCTGCAAGGCAGACCGGAAGGAAATAA
- the rpl4p gene encoding 50S ribosomal protein L4 yields MKTDIKSVDGGVAGEIELPAVFDEPYRPDLIKNAVLAIQSTRYQPHGVNPYAGIKTSAESWGSGRGVAQVPRINNGSRVARIPQAVGGRAAHPPKTEKNLVRKMNKQEKKKAIRSAIAATTKEELVIARGHKFEGKVPFVFDDSFESLEQTKDIVKALEQNGLYADVIRSRNSRNIRAGRGKLRGRRYKQSKSLLIVTGDAPLRAARNLAGVDAVSVEELNTEHLAPGTHAGRLTVWTVSAVKKLEELK; encoded by the coding sequence ATGAAGACAGATATTAAATCGGTTGACGGCGGGGTTGCAGGAGAAATAGAACTTCCGGCTGTATTTGATGAACCATACCGCCCTGACCTTATCAAAAATGCAGTACTGGCGATTCAGAGCACACGCTACCAGCCTCACGGTGTGAACCCTTATGCAGGTATAAAGACATCTGCAGAATCCTGGGGTAGCGGTCGTGGCGTTGCTCAGGTGCCAAGAATAAACAACGGCTCACGTGTAGCCCGTATCCCACAGGCCGTGGGAGGTCGTGCGGCACATCCGCCAAAGACTGAAAAGAATCTTGTCCGCAAGATGAACAAGCAGGAAAAGAAGAAGGCAATCAGGTCGGCAATAGCTGCAACCACAAAGGAAGAGCTTGTTATTGCACGCGGACACAAATTTGAAGGCAAAGTACCTTTTGTATTTGATGACTCTTTTGAATCGCTTGAGCAGACAAAGGACATTGTAAAAGCCCTGGAGCAAAACGGACTTTACGCAGACGTAATCCGCTCAAGGAACTCAAGGAATATCCGTGCAGGACGCGGAAAGCTTCGCGGACGCCGCTACAAACAGAGCAAGAGCCTGTTAATTGTTACCGGTGATGCACCACTTCGCGCAGCCAGAAACCTTGCAGGCGTTGATGCAGTATCAGTTGAAGAGCTTAACACTGAGCACCTTGCACCCGGAACGCATGCAGGACGTCTTACTGTCTGGACCGTTTCTGCAGTAAAGAAGCTGGAGGAGCTGAAATGA